The DNA sequence TCTCAAACCATCTGGTAACAAGGGTAATAGTAATGTTATTTTCACTTGTTTGAGCAACTTGATATTGGATTCTCATCTGTTTAGTTGTTGAAGTTCTCACCCTTATCGAGAATATTGGTAAAATATGGCCCCTCTGCCTTGGCACAGTCATCATAGGTCATAAGTGCTATTCTCTTGGATTGAAATAAACTTAGCCAAAAAGGTTCAAATTAATGGTAGACCTGGTTTGTAAAAAATCTTGGAGGAGAGCTGAATGGTAGCATGTTTTTCTAGCCTTTGTTTAttgaattttatgatttttttgctCTTTCTATCTAGGTGCTTCTGAAAAAAATCTTACCAAGCAGGCAGCTTTCGGAAACCTTGAGTTCTCAGTTGACACAGCTTTGGAACTACATAATTCCTTCTCATTTCTCACAGCCACCACACGCTCAGTTCTTCATTCAGGTAGACACATATTAATAGGACTGTAAATAGTCTGGTTTTGGAAATTTTGTAGAATTGAACTGGTATCTACCGGTtttggaaatttaaaaattgataccGGACCAATTAACTACTAAAATCGGAACTTCCGATTTTTCCGGTTTCAGTCAGATCTAGTTTGGTTTTTCGGATTTTACAGACAAACAAAATCATTACTCCAACAAAACTTTAGCAATTGATTAACCCATATCcctcattttataatttttggttaaaatgttttaaaattaaaatttatgtgttaatatcaaaatgaaaatattctattaaaaatatgtgattaatttatgttatatcatgaattcaaatgttatattaaaacttttaagattaatttgatgttatattaaatgttatattaattttaggttataaaattaatagaaatgaataatcagattaagatttcatattatattaattataaatttagcatataatatatataatataataatattttatatatataatatatataattaaaagtatatatatacagatcCGATTCGGTTCAAACCGGTTAGTACTAAATCGATTTAGAGCCAGTTTCGATTTTTAAAAACCGGTTACAGACCGGACCAAACACACCGTTCGATCCGGTTtaaccccccaccccccccccccccccccccctttatGCCCTTGAGTCCTTGACTTATGCACAGTTCTGTCTGCCTAGGGTTTTGGGCTTTACAAGTCCTATTTAAACTCTTCGATTGTTGCCTTTCTTTGCAGTTGGACTTTTTAATCACAGAAAATAACGTAAATGtataagaagaagagagaagccGATAGAGGAGGGCCCTCAAGAGGCGGGACTGACACCATGGATGAAGAGATGGACTTCAAGAAGATCATGAAGGACATTGAGCTTTTCAGTAATTTTATTACACTTTTAATTTCTTCTATTGATTGCTTTTTTGATAAATGGGTTTATTTTCTGTATTTACTTACTTATTTAAGCATGGCTTTTGAATAATGGGTCAAGGCCGTTGGGAGGTGTGTATCTAGAATTATATACCCATAGGTTTTGCTCCGTTGAACCTCTTTCAACAAATTATTATCTGAAATCAATAATAGGTAATAAGTGAACATAGGCATGATGATAATAGTAAAGAGTACTTTAATATATTTAGATTAGATTGAGAATTCGGCTATTGTTGGAAAATTTGGGCATTGGAAATATGGGATTTCCGATGTCCTACGTTTTGCGGTGGAGATATCGGATTCCAAGGAAATCTGACATTATTGGTTAGCAGAATGATAAATTTATCATTGctcaatttatcttttttttttttttgtaacattAGATTTTTGAAGAGGCAATTTTCTTTACTTGTGAAATACATGAAGCTGATATCATGGAGTTGGTAGATGTTCGTGTGGAACTCTGATATGATCACTAGCATTGGATTCGAAACAATAGGGTTCTTAGAATCCTCCATTCAGTACAATttaaagaaatgtgaaattaatgaattaaatacGCCATATGCATCATATGAACGTGTCATAAAAAGTGTTGGCCTTACTTTGTGTGAAATTTCTGTCAAATAGGCTTGCTGATGAGGCTTCTTTGTGTGATATTGAATTGTTCAGTCCATCTGAAACGAACTAGAAACTGCCTTGGGGCACAGACTTGCTTTAGAAAActtgaatttgtttttgttaatCTAACGTTTTGCATCATTGTATGCACCTGTTAAACAGATTTCCTTTTATAAGTAgaacaatattattaataataaaagaagagCATAGGCATTGTCATGGTACATAGGGAGTATACCATGAATATGCCTATTAAGAGCGGGTGGAAGAGGTAAAATAGCTCCTAGGGAATACAAAAGTGGGCTGTCACCCAGTGgaaaagagtaataaaaaataatgcctTGAGTTCTCCCATTTTCCTTGACGTGTCTTTGAAGTTTCATGCATTTCTTTTATGTACCAtgttaaatagattaatatgtAGCCAAATTTAATAATTACTAAGTACCATGTACAGAAATATATTCTGTTCTGAACCATTTGTCAAATGTTTAGGCAAAACCCAAGTACACGGGTTGTATACAAAGAAAACTCAGTTACAAACTAGGAGCTAGAAATGGATTCAAGAAAATCATAGAAATTAGCCTCATTGAGCACAGTAACAGAAGcctacaagaaaatcatggacaaGGAattgtatacttcatgtgtacttggCTACTCCTATTTACTTGATTGaataaagttttattattacttataaaagaaaaatgtggAAAAAGAAACATCGAAGATCATTTGATGAGTGTTCAAAGCTCCTACCATTCCTTCCAGCTGAATGCACCACATGAGACTTAAAAGGAATTATAGTCCACACTGCAGCATTTTGGTGGTCACTGGTTACCCTGCATATGGCAAAGTGAAGGTGGCACTGATATGCGTTGTTGGACTTTAGTGTTAGATATTGATATTTAAGCAACACTCCATGCATTGTGGGACTACTTTTTTTGTTCTGTAAGTGAAGTATTGGTATAAAAACCTAGTTAAAGTCTGACTCCTTGGTTCAAATAGGATTCAGCATAATTTTAAGCTCTCTGTTGGGGCTATTTTTATCTTGACtgtaactttttttcttttcatggatCTCATATCTTTGTGATATAATTTTTGGTAATGGCATTTTGCAGGCTCCTCACATATGACttggaaagagagaaaggaaattGAGAACAGGAAGATAGTTGCATTGGGTGGAAAGGTAAATACCCTGTCCTTTCCATTATCAACTTTTAGCTCTATTCTGTTTGCTACAAGGAAGCAGTCAGGTGGTGTACACTGGTAGAATATTTTCACATATTGTAGTAATTTAAAACTTCCTAAATCTGTGCTTACCCTTGAAACAGCCTCCTAAGAAGCATAGACTGCCCCTTAGTGTAGCACGACCCATGATGaagaaacaaaaggaaagagaggagaaaatgcTACAAGAGGTGATCAATTTCTTTCATTGTCTTCACCTTTTTATATCATTCTTTGCGTGAATAGGAATAgtttttatacttttactgaCTAGTGTAGCTTTCAGCGTTTAATTCTTGCAAAATTTGGGGGCAAGCATGTTGGCAGTGCTAAAGGATTTGTGGGGAGACGCAAGCCTGAGGACAGAGTTTTGAAAGCAAGTGAAGGTCATTTTAGAAACGGTATACTTGATGTAAAACATTTGCTACGACCAACCCCATCTAGAGACGATGACTCTGAAACTCATATGTTggctaaaagaaaaaagaagggagGTGGAAAGAAGAATCGAGGTAAAAAGAAGGGCAGTGGTAAGAAGCACCACTAAATATGCATTGCAATAAGGGAAATCTTGACAATGGAAACAAAATTAGTTGTGTCTACCTCGGATATCCTCATCATTCTTGGGGATCAACCTATGCTCTTAATAGAATTATTGTCCTCCGTCGTTGCCAACAGAGATTTTTTAGATTGAGCCTTGTTTTTTGGTGTTGAGCATTATCAGTTTTCAAACAACTTGTATCACATAAGAGTAGGTGTAGGAATTGtccatttctatatatattggtAGATCTCTAAATTTGATCGGGACTCCCTAATCTGGATGAATGTAATCCATTGTCGGATTGGCCTGTCACGTTTGGACAATCCCACTTGGCACTTACTACTACCCGAAACGAATATATTTCAGATCGAGGCTCCATTGTCTAGTGATCGTTTAAGAGGGGAGGGAACCATAGTAAAGCTCTTGATAGATTAAGTTCTCGTACCCACTTGCATCTTGATTCATTTGAATGCAAGGGAGTTTGTTCAGATTTTCTCGAAATCAAGTCATCCCATGATTGTATACAATATAATACATAGACCCACAATCGGAACTCCTAATTTTAACTTGGACTcgaattttcttttgttaagaAGATACTTAATGGTAATAATAGGTAGAAGTATGTTCATGGGATTGCATGGAGTTAGAAGTTTTTACTACTTCCAACTTCTTTCAGACGTCCAATCAAGCTTGGGGAGTAGAGTATATCATATCCATCCTCGTTTCTAAATTTGAACGCTATGCAAACAGGAGTTCTAGAAAATCTCAATCTGTCCAATAGTTTATGATGCACAATTGGCATACCACTCTAATATGCTCATGCATGTGCtcgaggaaaaagaagagaggcAATTTTGAGCTTTCAAGAATGGGGTGTGCAACCTATTAGACCTAGATACACATAGGAGGAGCTTAGAAACTCCAAGATTAATCATTCCCTCGTCTAAGAAACGAAAGCTGCCATGTCCACAGATAAACCCCCCCAAATCGGGTTTTTTTAGCTCTTTGTtggtacattttttttatttctttaaatactttaaaaaaaaattcacaacgtcatttaaaaacattttcttaatcattaagtaaaaaaaataagaatctaTGGCACATTCGGTGGCTTTTATCTGTAGACTAAGCATTATCCCTAAGAAacatagaatttgaaaaaaaaaaattgcttaatttacagataaatgatatttgtaaccGTAAAGTATATAAGCGCTAcgtaatcttttaaaaaaaatgagtaaatatagaatcacataaaaaaaattaatttttaatagtgaactttatttatttttaaaatgattatataatatatatccatTTTATGATTATACGTGTTAGTGCATTCAGCACAGGTAACAAATTTCTTTAATCAAATTACTATTTTTcgtcttattatatatataaagaaatattgtattctcaaattgtgtatataacacatataatataataaaatgtttacataatataatctaatttagaaaataaattttaagatctaattttataaactatatattCCTATTTAAATTATGAGAATGATGTGATCTCACGacataataataaagaaaaattttatatatttgttgaactcaaagtttcaagttttgtgtaattatatatctacacatagattttgatgataacaaatgaattcaaaaaataaagaagtctcaagttcaagttatctacacgatggagtcaagcatatcaagagaacaagcatgagcaaaaaggaaacaaattcacattaaaatcatagaataatattgtaaatctcttaaaaattcaaaattagaattaatgctcaaaattaatattttatcataaagcattaaaatacattttccacatgtgcatgaatattttgaaaattaaatttaaaaattttgaaagatgattgattgttatctttcacatgtgcattacatgattaaaggtttgaactttgaaaatattaaagatgattgattgtcatctttcacatgtacatgttttatttgaatattttcaaaagtaattgatgttttttttgacttatgcaaaaagtatatgtttttgtttgaaaagtttgaaaagtaaaaatgtgctccttttgtcatatgcaaaaagtaaaaagattaggtttgaaatatttaaaaagtaaagtgtgctcattttgtcatatgccaaaagtaaaagattaagtttgaaatttttgaaaaatgaatgatgttgtctttgacaattgaaaaagaaaaaccttttatttgaattttttgaaaaagtgaatgatgttgtttttgacatgtaaatctttttaaatttgaatatgaagtctcatatgcctataaatagatcatttgagagattcacatttacaacaccaagagcatacaatatttattcaaagttttcattctctcttctctaagtattgagccttaatctttgttcattttgaaagaaatatggtttgcactgtattgttttgatttcattcattgatgagtattttctgataacctacccattatcagctcttgtatcagtaaaatggtatgtataatccttgtgcgtgtagaaagtgttctatacaggaaatagttgaatcatcacgtgtaaggtgattgtaagtgtagagagtgttctacacaAATTCTTTGTAACGGTGTTgctcaaaggtgtaataggtttctatctccacctaaaggaagttgaatagtgaatttgaggatcttcaaggggtagcttgaggcgagaacgtaggcaATGGGACCGAATCTCGCAAAttctctcttacctttactgtttatattttattattgttttgtattttgtttatattttatattgtatatttgatttataattattattaattttaaatacaattcaattcacaTCTCTTTTGTGTTAGTTATCTGGACAATAATACCACATTATcatcttattatataagatgtagTATATTTATCGCTATTGAATggttttttattgaataatttttatgatgataaatatattatatcttacataataagataaaaataaaataaaaatatgaaatataggATTACTTGATAATAAATAActcataaagaaatattatatttattgtttgatttttcttcttatttaataAGTGAATCAAATAGAAACCTAAGAAATTGGAAATAGTTCAATGTAAAGTAACCTTTAAAAATGAGAACGTAATAAAAATTACGCAAAAGAAgtactaaaaataaaagatattgaAACTTCGGAAAGAAGAAAAGCAGGAAAGAAGTGGGTCTGCCGACTCTGCCGTTTAATCTGGGGAGAGCAAAAACAGCAGCAGTCGAAGCAGGCATGGACGAAGTTGAATTCCGACGCCTTCTCGATCTCTTCCCCATCGTCCGATCCCGTGATTACCATGTAactctttctctattttccaagttattttattaaaaaatattttataaattatatcgtGTTTGTTAAACAAAGTGTTTGAGGTTTAACACAAAGGGGTTCCCTCTTTGTTATGATGCCATTATGTGAACTGGGTCTCTCTTTATATCCTGTTCAGTGGCTGAAAGTTCCCATTTTTGGGGTTGTTATGGTTGCTCTTATTTGCTGTTTGTCTGTATTTGTTTCATTAAGGTTGCGTTACTTAGTGGGTAGCTTGTAGCATAGAGGTTGATCCAGTTGGTAACTGAGTGTCCAATAGTTTCGGAACAAGGTTAACAGGTATGGGCTAAACTTAAGCCCTTCAATTTTTTGGGCAAAAGATGCATCATGGATGAAGAAGTAAGAGGTTTTGTTTCAATTAAAAACTGAAATCAGGAGCCACGATTTGTGAATGGCACAACTAACAGGTACGAAGATATCAAGGCTGTTTTAAGAATAAGCTAGTCAAGGGTTGATTGATTCATATGTTATGTCTGATGGTCCGATCGAGTGTATAGTTGTTTGAACAAGTCTTCTTGTTACTTGGAGATTTTAGGAATCGATTATGCATAATACTGAAATTTGATTTGTATACCAAAGaaaaacccctaggggttggcttaagtggtaaaagccttggtcttggtggtatgctctaTCCAAAGTCTAAGGTTTGAATCCTTTTGATTGCAAAAAATCTTTAGAGGTAATTGGACAAGgagatttttcccttgaattatccgaggtgcacttgcggaaAACTTCTTattgagggcctgtgcacccccagGATTAGTTCAGATGCTATTGTCGGGCACCTGGTGCCAATCAAAATATATCTGTTACGTGGCTTCTTGAATTGTATGTGCTGTATGGTTATTTTGAAAAGCATTCAACACGTTATTTTGCTACCCCTAGTTGCAAAATACTGGCGGTGGGCATGTTTGGCAGAACTGGGTCACATTCTCAGTTTGTTAGATGATTAAGTGTGTGACAGAAATTTTGAGGAAGGAAGCTGAATGCTCGATTTTAAGTTtaattcttatatattattttcgtATTGGACAGTATGTTTACTGTCCAAGTGTTTCATCATATTTTTGAATACTGCCTGCACATAATTCTGTGTTATATCTTATCTACTATGATCTGCACATTCTGCTCCTTCCTTTCATTTGTTGCCCCTCCAACACCTTTCCCAACCTCTTCCATAATACCATTACCCTCCCCCAACTTTCTGAAAAACCCATCACTCCAAGGGTGTGCCAAGCATTCCTCCAACATCTTTGCCACCCAGGATAACACCAGCGCTCTAAGAGAAACAAACTTAACCACCCTTCTGCTTCTCTCAGAAATGCCTATATAATTTCCTCCCTCCTTCAAAAAAATGAAGGTCCTCTATTCCACCTTCAAACGCCTAGAATTCAACATCAACCCTCTCACAAGAAATAAGAAAGACGCTAATAGAGAGACAGAAAAAGGAAAGGACGAGGTTAATTCTGGCGAGAAGCACATGTCAAAAGTTTTAATGGGCGTAGtatatctgtgtgtgtgtgtatttatttttttatatataatatcaatcCAAATTAGTGGAAGGACCCAAATGGTAGGTAGATTCTATTGTCTaacacaaattaaaagaatttgtaaaaaatatccTCTTTGGTTGATTATAGATGCATCTGGCTCtgattttgaatataatttcaGGTGGAATTAGAAGCATCGAGAGAATCAACCTCTAGGTCATCGCAGAGTGAGGTGGTACGACTTCCACTGCTTTACACAATATTGTGATGTATTTGTATATGTTCAGCGATGGTTGAAAGTTTTGACTTCATAACAGATAAAGGAATGGCAAGATGCATGGGATGAGGGGAATAGAGTGGAAAATCAAGGAATTAGCCAACATGGTATCCGTCCGATTAccttttattataattattgttttttgttaGCCAGCAAGGTGCATTGCTTTTCAGTATACAgtcagttattattattatttttttgggccCCCCCGCCCgcagggggggggggggggtgggggtgggttTCGAAACAAGAGGAAATGGTGGGTCTGTTTGGGAGTTGATTTTAAAAGGGAAGCAGGAAGGAGAGGAATGGAAGGACACCGATTCTTTTCCATTCCCTTGTAAGCATTCCAAATAAAAGTGAACACCCAAACCTTTTATATTCGATGTAAAGTCATTCTTTCCTGCCCTTTGTTCTCCTTTATAAACCTACAAGCACCTTGCTTGTTTATGAAGGGGTTTGTGTCTACCGTTGTGATTCCATTTGTGTGCCAATTTTGCTATCATGAGTTTGATGTGTATTGTATGTACTTGCCTGGAAAACTTGGAAAAGCTTCCCCCGGGGGTCTTGGGTTTGTTAACattacattcatcaaatttATATGTGAATCTGGAGTCAAATTGTATTGTgaactcttttcttttctttctttctttttttttaaagtaataagaaaattttgttgagAAGTAAATAGTCAAATT is a window from the Carya illinoinensis cultivar Pawnee chromosome 14, C.illinoinensisPawnee_v1, whole genome shotgun sequence genome containing:
- the LOC122294940 gene encoding uncharacterized protein LOC122294940 isoform X1, which encodes MDEVEFRRLLDLFPIVRSRDYHVELEASRESTSRSSQSEVIKEWQDAWDEGNRVENQGISQHDAFWGKLKLAVERKVGAADAERFCKAFQQIHKKLVHEELSFDAAQSFINSTKSSEE
- the LOC122294940 gene encoding uncharacterized protein LOC122294940 isoform X2; the encoded protein is MDEVEFRRLLDLFPIVRSRDYHVELEASRESTSRSSQSEIKEWQDAWDEGNRVENQGISQHDAFWGKLKLAVERKVGAADAERFCKAFQQIHKKLVHEELSFDAAQSFINSTKSSEE
- the LOC122295125 gene encoding uncharacterized protein LOC122295125 yields the protein MYKKKREADRGGPSRGGTDTMDEEMDFKKIMKDIELFSSSHMTWKERKEIENRKIVALGGKPPKKHRLPLSVARPMMKKQKEREEKMLQERLILAKFGGKHVGSAKGFVGRRKPEDRVLKASEGHFRNGILDVKHLLRPTPSRDDDSETHMLAKRKKKGGGKKNRGKKKGSGKKHH